Sequence from the Halobaculum rubrum genome:
GTTCCCGAGTGACAAGGACTCATACGGGCACGATGACGTTCCTTCGCTGGTTGTCTCTCCAGGCAAAGAGGTCGTCCGACAGGAGCGAAACAAAGTGTTCAACGGCGAGGCGTTCGACATCGAGTATCGGATCGAAGTCGAGGGCACGACGAAGTGGATCCACGAGCGTGCGGAATGCGAACACGATGACGGCGGAAATCCGGTCGCGGCGAACGGGGTCCTACAGGATATTACGGACCTCAAGGAACGCGAACGGGAACTCGAGTTGTTCCGCAACTTGGTCGATAACGCGTGCGATGGGGTTTTGATCGTTGATCCGGACACGAGCGCCATAATCGACGTGAACGGGACAGCGTGTCGACTGCTCGGATACGATCACGAGGAGCTAGTGTCCCTGTCGGTGCCGGACATTACCCCGGCATTTTCGATGGAAACGTGGAACGACTTCGCCGCAACCGTGAGAGAAAACGGGACCGAAGTGATCGAGAGCGAGCATCAGCGCAAGGACGGGTCCACGTTCCCAGTCGAGTTACGCATCTCTCATGTCTCACTGGAGCAGGAGTATCACGTTGCGACTGTCCGAGACATCACCGAACGGAAGGAACGAGAACAGCAACTGGAGGCGGCCCACAAGCGATATCGGACACTCATCGACGCTGCGCCTGATCCGATCTTCGTCGCGGATGCCGACACGGGTGAACTCATCGAGGCAAACGCCGCAGCAGCAGCCCTTCGAGATCAACCGCGTAGTGAAATCATCGGGCTCCATCAGACTGCGCTCCACCCCGGGGAGGAGGCGGAACGATATCAGGAACTGTTCGATGACCACGTCGAAGATCCGGACGCGATCGGGAGATTCGATGACGGTGAACCAAACTATCTCACAACGACAGACGGTAGTCGGGTCCCGGTCTCCATCAACAGTTCGACCGTATCACTTGACGACCGCACGCTCATACACGGGATTTTTCGCGACATCTCCGAACAACGTCGCTACGAAAACGCACTCACCGGGATCAACACGGCGGCACAGGAGCTCCTGCAGGCCGAAACCGACGCGGAAATCGCACAGATCACCGTCGAGACTACGACTGGGGTGCTCGACGCGTCAGGGTGTGTCGTCTATCTCTACGACAACCACTCCGGAGAACTAGCCCCGGCCGCGTATACCGAAGATCTCGACGAGGTTCTCGGAACCCTACAGCGTATTCCACCGGGCGACAGCGTCGCCTGGCGTGTTTTCACAGACCGGAAACGGGAACGTTTTGACGATATTCGAACCAGCGACGGCGGATGCAACGCCGGGACGCCGATCCGGAGTGAGCTTCTCATTCCTCTCGGAGAACATGGAGTCTTCCTCGTTGGTGATACGTCGGTCGGCGCGTTCGATGAGATGACCGAAAAGATCGCGGGGGCCCTCGCCTCGACTGCCGAAGCGGCGCTTGATCGCGCCGAGCGAACCCAGACACTCCGGGAGCGAGAACGGGAATCACAGGTACAAGCTGAGCGACTTGAGCGCATCGATCAGCTCAACGACGAGATCCGGACGATCATGCAGGCATTAATACAGGCCCAGTGCCGCGACGCGATCATCCGGTACGTGTGTGACTCACTTGTCTCTCTCGATCGATTCACATATGCATGGATCGGTGAACCCGACCCCGCGGCGAGCGAAATAGGAGTTTCCGCACGGGCCGGGGCACCGCAAAACTACCTGGACACAGTCTCGCTCGATCTCGAACCGGGTAATACGATCCCCTCGGTCCGAGCGGCCAGGGAGCGAACGACCGTCACAGTCCCGCGGATCGCAACAGCCCCACACCAGACCGAGTGGCGAGATACAGCACTGCGCCACGGATTCCAGTCCGGAATCAGCGTCCCATTGGTTTACGACGAATTCTCATACGGGATCATGACTATCTACAGCGATCAACCCGACACGTTCGACGACAGAACCGAGTCCGTGTTGACCGAACTCGGTGAGCTCGTAGGCTATGCACTCAATACGAGCGAGCAACGGAATGCGCTCCTCGGTGGGGAAACGATCGATGTGACGTTCGACCTGACAGGTGCGACGGATCTCTTCGTCGAATTTGCGGACCATCTCTCGACAAGCATTCTAGTCGAAAACATCATCCCGCGGTCAGAGGAGACGTACCTCGTCCACTTCCAGTGTGAAGACGCCGGGTCCGTGGACGTCCAAGCTGTCGCCGAAGAGCTCTCATCCGTAGCCGACCTCCGGATGATATCCGAAGCGGACCGGACGGTGTACGAAGCTGTCGTCATCGGTGACTGTCTCGTGACAACCCTCGCAACGGTCGGTGCGAACATTCGGTCAGTTGTGGTCACAGGTTCACACTGCAGGGTCAGGGCGTCGATACGCGAAGAGCGGGAGAAGCAAACCCTTGTCCGACACCTGAAGACCGAGTACCCGGATGTCAACGTAGCGATACACGAGCAGACCACGACGTCTCCGTCTCATTCGTGGATGCGGTTGTTGGACGACTCGCTGACGGGGCGGCAGCGGGATATCTTAGCGACGGCATACTATAGTGGATTTTTCGACCAGCAACGCAAGCGGACCGGTACGGAGATCGCGGACTTACTGGATATCTCACAACCAGCATTTTCGACACAACTTCGGGCGGCACATCGAAATCTTCTCTCCACACTCTTCGGCGAGGAGTCCGAAAAGTAAACATATAGTAACTGATGTGTTGTTGGGCTATTACCGAACTCCGCATGTAAGGTGAACGCAGTCAGTGCGTCATCGAGCGACGGAGAGGGCCGAATCCGGCCCGGAAACCCTTGCAGTTCGTCTCAAGTATCCATGCGGCTCACCCGAGGGCTTCCGGGCACCAGAATCCACTTGGGCTTAGGACGTAAGCACAAGTGAATATCACCAATCAGCTCATCGGTCGTTTCCTGCAGTATCGAGCCTCCTATCTCGAGACGCGTGGTTTAGATGCGGTATATATATACTGTATATTGCTATACAGAATCTGTCGGGATCCACAGACCACTAGTTCGCCGTTTCGGAGGATTCCAACGCGGCCACAGACCGCCTCGACCTGCTCAAGGATATGTGGGGAGACCGTCGCCCCCACAGTCGCGCTCGCCGCGTATGATATCGCGCATCTCGCGAGCCCCGTTTGGGTCGATCCCCATCGTCGGCTCGTCGAGGATCAGCCGTATTACGGAAAGTCAGATCGCTCATAACACAACAACCATCTCTCCGGGGTATCCATCGCGAGTATGGTTGGTCCGTTCTGGAAGCCATCCGATCTACCTCCGGCAAGCATTCTGAAGTACTATCTCTACAAATCGACCAAGGCCGTCGAGTTCTACCGCCCGATCATGTATCTCTTCTTCCTCGCACAGGGACTCGATTTTACGCAGATAGCCGTTCTCGAAGCGATTTACAACGTAACGACGCTGCTTGGTGAGATTCCGACGGGGTACATCGGTGACCGTGTCGGTCGACGAAACAGTCTGTTGATCGGAACCGCGCTCATCTCGCTTACGCTGCTCGGAATCGGCCTGTCGGGTTCCTTCTGGGCGCTCGCGGCTCTGTACGTCTGTTGGTCGATGGGCTACAACTTCCGCTCGGGAAGCGAAGACGCGTGGCTGTACGATACGCTCACGGACGGTCTCTCCGAGGACCAGTTCGCGCACGTCCGTGGCCGCGGCGAGTCCGTCGCACTAGCGATCGGCGCTGGGGCGGCAATCATCGGAGGCTATCTCGGAAGTATCGACCTGTCGTATCCGTGGTTCGTTGCTGCCGGGGTCACAGCACTCGGCGCGTTCGTTCTCCTGACGATAGACGACCCCGAGACCTACGAACGAACCGATACCACGGACTTGAGTCTCCGCCGTACGCTCTCGATCATCCGGCAGACGGTCTCACA
This genomic interval carries:
- a CDS encoding PAS domain S-box protein; its protein translation is MNSNDRGEGLPDDCLRGVHPREVETIAGLGSWYVDLERNDTEWSEMASEILGFPSDKDSYGHDDVPSLVVSPGKEVVRQERNKVFNGEAFDIEYRIEVEGTTKWIHERAECEHDDGGNPVAANGVLQDITDLKERERELELFRNLVDNACDGVLIVDPDTSAIIDVNGTACRLLGYDHEELVSLSVPDITPAFSMETWNDFAATVRENGTEVIESEHQRKDGSTFPVELRISHVSLEQEYHVATVRDITERKEREQQLEAAHKRYRTLIDAAPDPIFVADADTGELIEANAAAAALRDQPRSEIIGLHQTALHPGEEAERYQELFDDHVEDPDAIGRFDDGEPNYLTTTDGSRVPVSINSSTVSLDDRTLIHGIFRDISEQRRYENALTGINTAAQELLQAETDAEIAQITVETTTGVLDASGCVVYLYDNHSGELAPAAYTEDLDEVLGTLQRIPPGDSVAWRVFTDRKRERFDDIRTSDGGCNAGTPIRSELLIPLGEHGVFLVGDTSVGAFDEMTEKIAGALASTAEAALDRAERTQTLRERERESQVQAERLERIDQLNDEIRTIMQALIQAQCRDAIIRYVCDSLVSLDRFTYAWIGEPDPAASEIGVSARAGAPQNYLDTVSLDLEPGNTIPSVRAARERTTVTVPRIATAPHQTEWRDTALRHGFQSGISVPLVYDEFSYGIMTIYSDQPDTFDDRTESVLTELGELVGYALNTSEQRNALLGGETIDVTFDLTGATDLFVEFADHLSTSILVENIIPRSEETYLVHFQCEDAGSVDVQAVAEELSSVADLRMISEADRTVYEAVVIGDCLVTTLATVGANIRSVVVTGSHCRVRASIREEREKQTLVRHLKTEYPDVNVAIHEQTTTSPSHSWMRLLDDSLTGRQRDILATAYYSGFFDQQRKRTGTEIADLLDISQPAFSTQLRAAHRNLLSTLFGEESEK